Proteins from a single region of Struthio camelus isolate bStrCam1 chromosome W, bStrCam1.hap1, whole genome shotgun sequence:
- the LOC138064331 gene encoding proline-rich protein 2-like, with protein MPAPPAPQGGEPAPGLPRPRARGPRPASPAPHRAEHRPGAEGKDWPPGPSKPSLEEGRGNCHRGDGNSLPATALRAAANRLSTTVTALGPLRHGHPLPPPRPPPAHARAARSPPGPSPRRAFRGARRLSAARAGAAGGPRRWRLPASRRGGVGRVPPPGAGERRRRRRRRRAARYVAGRRCGLLPPALPHAAPVPGPAAAGAPRPLRGAAGARLPSAAPAGLAPCRLAAVGRPLACGPRARPAALAGLRGAELAAGRPPGEEEEASPSPSFLGSAEETGAVCLSRRTCARRSPDLRHRDVRVPLSSVAPICSFLLFILSVMV; from the coding sequence ATGCCTGCGCCGCCTGCACCGCAGGGGGGGGAGCCCGCGCCCGGCCTGCCACGACCGCGAGCTCGCGGCCCAAGGCCAGCCAGCCCAGCGCCCCACCGCGCCGAGCACCGgcccggggcggaggggaaggactGGCCACCAGGCCCTAGTAAGCCCTCTctggaagaggggagggggaactGCCACCGGGGAGACGGTAACAGCCTCCCCGCCACAGCCTTGCGGGCGGCCGCCAACCGCCTCAGCACGACGGTTACCGCGCTGGGACCGTTACGTCACGGGCACCCCCTcccccctccgcgcccgccgcccgcgcatGCGCGCGCAGCGCGCAGCCCTCCTGGCCCTTCCCCCCGCCGCGCTTTCCGCGGGGCGCGCCGGCTCTCCGCAGCGCGCGCAGGCGCAGCAGGCGGCCCGCGGCGCTGGCGCCTCCCGGCGAGCCGGAGGGGCGGGGTCGGCCGCGTGCCGCCACCTGGAGCcggcgagaggaggaggaggaggaggaggaggagggcggcacGGTATGTggctgggcggcgctgcgggctgctTCCTCCCGCTCTCCCCCACGCCGCGCCCGttccggggccggcggcggcgggcgccccccgccctctgcgcggggcggccggggcccgtCTGCCCTCCGCTGCCCCGGCTGGGCTCGCCCCTTGCCGCCTGGCTGCCGTAGGGCGGCCGTTGGCCTGCGGCCCTCGGGCAAGGCCGGCAGCGttggccgggctgcgcggggccgagCTGGCCGCGGGCAGGCCGccgggtgaggaggaggaggcgagcccCTCACCCTCGTTTCTGGGCTCGGCCGAAGAGACTGGGGCCGTGTGCCTGTCCCGCCGTACCTGCGCCAGGCGCTCGCCCGACCTTCGCCACCGTGATGTCCGAGTGCCCCTTAGCTCGGTGGCACCGATCTGTTCGTTTCTGCTATTTATTCTTTCCGTGAtggtttaa